The Streptomyces sp. V3I7 genome segment ACGTCGTACAAGCGCTCCGCCGAACTCGCCGCGGTCGTCGGCGCGTACGACGGCTACGCCCGCAACGCCGGGCCGCACCTGCGCGTCATGCAGCAGCACGCCGACGCCAACACCGTGGCCGTCCGCATGGACGACCTGGACACCCCGATCTGGGCCGCCGCCACGGAGGCCTGGCAGGACGTGGTCCGCCTCGGCGAGAAGAACGGTTTCCGTAATTCCCAGGCGTCGGTCATCGCCCCGACCGGCACCATCGGTCTCGCGATGTCCTGCGACACCACCGGCCTCGAGCCCGACCTCGCCCTGGTCAAGTTCAAGAAGCTGGTCGGCGGCGGTTCGATGCAGATCGTCAACGGCACCGTCCCGCAGGCCCTGCGCCGCCTGGGTTACCAGGAGGAGCAGATCGAGGCGATCGTCGCCCACATCGCCGAGCACGGCAATGTGATCGACGCCCCCGGCCTCAAGACCGAGCACTACGAGGTGTTCGACTGCGCCATGGGCGAGCGCTCCATCTCCGCGATGGGCCACGTCCGCATGATGGCCGCGATTCAGCCGTGGATCTCCGGCGCGCTCTCCAAGACGGTCAACCTGCCGGAGACGGCGACTGTCGAGGACGTCGAAGAGGTCTACTTCGAGGCCTGGAAGATGGGCGTCAAGGCGCTCGCGATCTATCGGGACAACTGCAAGGTCGGCCAGCCCCTCTCCGCCAAGACCAAGGAGAAGGAGAAGACCGAGATCACGGAGAAGGCCGAGGCCACCATCCGTGAGACGGTCGAGAAGGTCGTCGAGTACCGCCCGGTCCGCAAGCGCCTCCCGAAGGGACGTCCCGGCATCACCACGTCCTTCACCGTCGGCGGCGCCGAGGGCTACATGACGGCCAACTCCTACCCGGACGACGGCCTCGGCGAGGTCTTCCTGAAGATGTCCAAGCAGGGCTCGACCCTCGCGGGCATGATGGACGCCTTCTCCATCGCCGTCTCCGTCGGCCTCCAGTACGGCGTCCCACTGGAGACGTACGTCTCGAAGTTCACCAACATGCGCTTCGAGCCGGCCGGCATGACGGACGACCCGGACGTGCGGATGGCGCAGTCGATCGTCGACTACATCTTCCGCCGCCTGGCGCTGGACTTCCTGCCCTTCGAGACGCGCTCGGCGCTCGGCATCCACTCCGCCGAGGAGCGTCAGCGTCACCTCGAGACCGGCTCCTACGAGCCGAACGAGGACGAGGTCGACGTCGAGGGCCTGGCCCAGTCGGCGCCGCGCCAGACCGAGCTGAAGGCCATCGCCGCGCCGAAGGCCGAGCCCGAGGCGGCCCAGCCCGCCCCGAAGCAGGCCCACACCAGCGCCGAGCTGGTGGAGATGCAGCTGGGCATCCAGGCCGATGCCCCGCTGTGCTTCTCCTGCGGCACGAAGATGCAGCGCGCCGGCTCCTGCTACATCTGCGAGGGCTGCGGCTCGACCAGCGGCTGCAGCTGACACCGGCTGAGGTGACAGCGCTCACCTGAACCACGAGGCGGGGAAGGCCCGATGAGGCTTTCCCCGCCTCGCGTCATGTCCGGGCTCGGTCCACGTCGGCGCTCCCATGCCGGAGCCGACTGCTCAAGAGCCGGGCTTGTCGTGGATCTGCGGTCCGTCGATCCCGGAGTGCGGGACGACGGGGCGTACGGCGCTGTCGTGCGGCGGACACAGGGGCTGGACGGGAGCGAGCGGCAGTGGCTCGGGGACGGATGGTCGCTCACTTCCGCGATTTCGGCGTGCAGCCACGGACGTTCGCGCCGTTGGTGCTGGCTCGGCTCGTCGAGGCGGGGGAGTGGCGGCCGGGGTGGTGGCGGGGCTTTGCCGACTGGTGTCCCGCCGAGGCGGAATCCGCGCGGCCACGACCCGTCGCTCGGCTGGTTGCACGCGGCCGTGCACGGGGCCGATCTGCTGGCCGCTCTGGCGCGGCGCCCCGGCCAGGGCCCGTAGCTGCTCGCCAGTTGGCCGGAGCCCGGCTGCTGGCTCTCACCGGGCACCTCTTCGACGCGCAGGAGGACGACCGCATCGCCTACGCGCTCGCGCGGATCCTCAGTCACCCCGACTGACCGAGGACGAGTCGGTGCAGTGGCTGGTTCCGGTCGCCGAGGCCTTCGGGACGGGCGAGCCGGGACCGGACGCGTCACACGGACGAGCCGCCGCCACGGCCGTTGACGCATCGTCGAGCCGTCCTGGACGCACTCGCCGGGACCCTCGCCACCGTCGCGCCCTGCACGGGCTGACCGTCAGGGCTGGTGGGCGCGGCCCATGACCCGGGTGAACGTCGCAGGGTCGCCCTCGTAACCATGCACTCCGGGGTGGAAGTTCCAGCTGCCGGACTCGTCGCGCACGAACTCCGCGACCCTCGCCGCCGTCGCCGCGAGGACAGAGCCGAAGTCGTCCTCGGCCAGGACCTCGTAGCCCTCCCGAATGCGCACGGACGGATTCAGCACGTGGATGAACGTCCGCTCCGCGGGCCGCTGCTGGATGACCACACCGACCACCACGCGCGCGTACTCGCCGGCCAGCCGCTCGAGTTCGAGCGTCATGACCTCGTCCCAGCCGAAGCCCTTGCCGTCGGTGCTGTCCCGGTTGAGGAAGATGGTGCCGTCGGGAGAGCGGCTGTCGAAGTGCACCACGTACGCCGGCGTCCCGAACGGATCGCCGGCCGTGTACGTCGCGGCGACGACGTCCAGGTCCGTGGGCGTCTGTCC includes the following:
- a CDS encoding vitamin B12-dependent ribonucleotide reductase encodes the protein MTETASGPARGSRAKGGKATKGLRIERIHTTPGVHPYDEVAWEHRDVVMTNWRDGSVNFEQRGVEFPDFWSVNAVNIVTSKYFRGAVGTPQREVSLKQLIDRIVKTYRQAGEDYKYFASPADAEIFEHELAYALLHQIFSFNSPVWFNVGTPQPQQVSACFILSVDDSMESILDWYKEEGMIFKGGSGAGLNLSRIRSSKELLSSGGNASGPVSFMRGADASAGTIKSGGATRRAAKMVILDVDHPDIEDFIETKVKEEEKIRALRDAGFDMDLGGDDITSVQYQNANNSVRVNDEFMKAVEEGGKFGLRARMTGEVIEEVDAKTLFRKMAEAAWACADPGIQYDDTINHWHTCPESGRINGSNPCSEYMHLDNTSCNLASLNLMKFLKDDGKGNQSFDVERFAKVVELVITAMDISICFADFPTQKIGENTRAYRQLGIGYANLGALLMATGHAYDSDGGRALAGAITSLMTGTSYKRSAELAAVVGAYDGYARNAGPHLRVMQQHADANTVAVRMDDLDTPIWAAATEAWQDVVRLGEKNGFRNSQASVIAPTGTIGLAMSCDTTGLEPDLALVKFKKLVGGGSMQIVNGTVPQALRRLGYQEEQIEAIVAHIAEHGNVIDAPGLKTEHYEVFDCAMGERSISAMGHVRMMAAIQPWISGALSKTVNLPETATVEDVEEVYFEAWKMGVKALAIYRDNCKVGQPLSAKTKEKEKTEITEKAEATIRETVEKVVEYRPVRKRLPKGRPGITTSFTVGGAEGYMTANSYPDDGLGEVFLKMSKQGSTLAGMMDAFSIAVSVGLQYGVPLETYVSKFTNMRFEPAGMTDDPDVRMAQSIVDYIFRRLALDFLPFETRSALGIHSAEERQRHLETGSYEPNEDEVDVEGLAQSAPRQTELKAIAAPKAEPEAAQPAPKQAHTSAELVEMQLGIQADAPLCFSCGTKMQRAGSCYICEGCGSTSGCS
- a CDS encoding TerD family protein, whose translation is MSGFSKGIRKVEVALKWDPSPAGQTPTDLDVVAATYTAGDPFGTPAYVVHFDSRSPDGTIFLNRDSTDGKGFGWDEVMTLELERLAGEYARVVVGVVIQQRPAERTFIHVLNPSVRIREGYEVLAEDDFGSVLAATAARVAEFVRDESGSWNFHPGVHGYEGDPATFTRVMGRAHQP